The stretch of DNA AATaattgattggatgaagtatgtttCTGCAGAATTTTTCATTTTAGAtcttcagctgtgttttttccccatgaACCCTCCACAGCTGATGGTCATCGGGAAATTATCCATACACATTTGAAGAGGTGTTTGTACAGGGCTGTAAACACTTTGAGAGCCTTACATACACAGAGCCTGCATACATaggaaacactgcagtgtttcctATGTATGCAGCGACTTCATTTCTTAGCCTTCTTAGGAACCACCTTCTGAATGACAGCATAGGTGAACTCATAATGAAATGGTCATGCATATTCTTTAGATTCtctagatttgaaaataggtctgatcgtatccagcttaaaggctatccagatttaatcctactctagctggattgactttctccagtgtgaacggggcctagaGTGAAATGTTCATCTTATTTAGGTGCTCCAAGCTTAACACTTGTAAGCTTATCATCTGGCCGTTCTTTCTGTAGAATCATTTAACTGTTGAACCTGCTTGAACCTGCACTTCATGAGAAATGCTGTATAAACAGGCTGCACCAGACACACATGCTCAGTGATATTTGCTGTATGTTCCTGCCTGGAGGGTTCAGTAGAGCGAGGCCTCAACATGCctgcaattcaattcaattcaattcaatttaattcaatgatatttatatagcacctgtTACATTTAAGATTGTCTCTAGAGAAACTTGGACATACAGTTAGtatgtgcagtgtttaaaagcagattttcacacaacagaatggttaaaaaaagacattaaaaatgtaatctTTACATGTATTATTCAAAATATGTACGTGTATTATAAAAATCTGTTAAGGAGATTGCATGTTATAATattcaaatgtgatgtttttcttGTCGGGCCGTGTTTGTTCTACTTTCTGTTTACTGATGGTGTAACAGTTTATGTGCTGTACCACATGTACCTGAGATCGCTTAATGTATTGCATATTGGGAGTGTGACACAAAGTTTTACACCTTGCAAACAAAATGTAATTAGTCATGATTAGTTTCAAACTGCTATGCGCATGCACAATGTTGCAGCGCAAATACTTGCTTAGTTTCTTTAATGAATGATACATTTATTGACACGTTTCACAGCCAAATCAAACACTGCACCCTCTGATCATTTTCAGAGCGATTAGAGCCCTGCATGCACTcccagaaagaaaacaaagctgttattttacatttttacattttacatttttaaaggtCAGAAAACATTATCATGAATTAACTGTTATTGAATTAAAAGGAGGGTGTATTGTAGTGAGAAACAAAAGAATCTGCAACATGCTCCAGGAGTTTTTGCTGTGTGACGGGGAGCCTTGTGTGTGATCAGGGCTACAGCTATAAGCATGATGAAGTCTCCAGTCATGCATCTACTCTGGACTCTAATGAGTGTGAGTCTAAAAAGAAATTAGAGGAGAACATGTGGGAACTGAGGCATTTTCTGCCTGTTACCAGGGTCAGCCATGCCAGATATTGACAGACAGCTTCAATTTGTTGAGCCCTCTACTTCTTGAGAAGTGCAGGTTCTTGTTAAGGTGTCAGGTGTCATTTCTCTTCATATCACAAACAGCACCTTAGGCACTTTTTTAATGTTAATCTGCCAACATAATAAAGGGTGTAGATGCATCACTTCTCACGAAACAGTTGTGTGCACTGTCAGTGCCAAAAACTGTTTGACAGCTCTATTTGTGTGTTGACTTCATCTCAGAATAtgaatattatataatattgaATATTTAATTCTTAAATACTGTGCTCCTGTATATCTCCAAGCATATATACATAAagccactgtgtgtttttgtgagccATGGTTTGTCTTGCTGCATATGTGACTTGCAGGTGTGGGTCTGGCTCCTAAAGCACCCCTCATGGCATTTCACCTGTCTCTTTATTTTTGCCTTCTTTCTGTATTTACTTCATGTACCTTTCCAGTGTCCTGCAGCTACAAtgcctgtttttctgctttgttttgtctcATGTTGCCAagtcatgtgattttttttatgcacCCCACTCTGTTCTCAAGCAGGCTGAGACTTCCTGTTGATGTGGGACACAGTCTACTTGCTGCAGTGTTCACCTTTTCCAAATGAACCACACTAACAGAGCACTCACGctaatgtttgttttctctgtggaaAGTTTAGGCTACTTGTCAACAACAAGGCCTGAGAGAGGGGAACACACAGACAATAAACTATGGGAGGAAAGAGTAATGAAGCAAGGTGATACTAATGAGGGACCTGCAGCAGATTGCACAACCATCCAAACAATGACAGGAAGAGGCAGTACTAGCCTGTATGGTACCCTGAGCGCACCCCCACCCAGTTTGGACTAGCTAGTTCACTTCTTCACATCTTTATTATGATTAAAGATTTAACACACTATAGTGGGCTTCTGTAGAAAGTCCTATTTGGTAGGATACCTCACTCCCATCCTCAGGGAGGATACCTGAGGTTGACatacagtacaaaaaaaaagagaaatctgTTACTGCTCCAAGGAACTGTCACCAGATCAAATGTTTCCAGGATTCCTCTGGATAAAGGAATCAAGCTGTAAAATTGCCAAATTTAATTTTACTGATTGACATTGGACTCATGCCCTCAGTGATGTTATGCAACCTGGCACTGACTGTGGCCAATAAAATCCCTGTGAAGCTCAATCAAAATGCCAAAAAAGAGTAGTACACAGACTTTTAAAGTAGGTATAGACATGTCTAAATGCAATTTGTGGCTACATGCTGATCCTTTTCTCTTATCCATGCAAAGCATTGTCATTCAAGCCAGTAGAGGGCTGTATGCACTGATCATCGATTCAAAAGGCGGTCTCTCTTTACTACTGCTGTTTCCTGTAATTAGGGACAGACCATATCCTGCCTTCAAAGAGTATTATCTGGGTGATAAACTTTATAGACATGCATTGAGTCTACCTAAAGGGCAATAAAGATTTAATgacaggatcaacatgaaagGTAAAACCTGATTTCATGTAAGTTTTTAATTCTCATGCACCCAAAATGTTTTGGCCTGATTAGCTCAAGGCTTATTTGGAAGGCAGGCTGGTTCTCTGGTGCATAAATCTCAGTCTATTGTTGAACCTGGCACATGTTCTAAAAGGTTAATTACTACATACATCATAAAGTAGAAGTTGTAGAACAAAGGAGCTTTCAATCAAGCCATGCAGGTTTCATATCAAGACACACTGTCACTGGAGGAAGTCAAACCTGAGTCTGATGAGTTTTAACAGTTGAAAACCACAATACAGTACTAACAACATTCATCTTTTTTATTGCTTGATTTGGCTCCAGTGAGACTGAGCTGTAGGGCTTAAATTACAAAAAATGCTGACACTGTGGACGTGTGGACATACAGTAGGGACAACATCTTAGATATCTATGGGAGGATCTATTTGAAGTAGACACTGTTTAACAGCCTGTATGAGCCCACTGGGTGGAGGAGTGTGTGACTTCCAGTGATTGTAGTTAGGacatttcctgcatttttaaacaaatgcaGGAAATGTCTGGATTCACACGAATGTCCTTGGTACAGTACATCCATCCTtaaacacacaggtgagaaggtAACACTATCATAAAGGGAGTCATGTGAAGACAAAGTACACATCCTTGTTTTTACATGGTGTATGGTTTAGTGAACACAAAACCTTATCTTGTACCCCAAAGGAGTGTGTTTTTGCCtacatacaaaaacaacattcaaaCCATTCTATGTCTATATAGGAACAGATTAGCATATAAGATAATAACATTACAACTATAAATAACAAAGTGAAGGTCAGCTGTACTCTTCTTGGCTACAGGCGAGCAAAGGTCAATGGTTCTTTCCCTGTTGCAggtattgtgtgtctgtccacagcATCCATTTGTAATGGCAACATGTTCCTCTGACTCTGACCCCTGCATGTTTATGCATTGTGAGGCACCACAATTAAGGGAGTCTGCTAAATGCCTGAGGCCTACTCTGGCCGGAGACATCTGGAGAACCAGTCAAAACACTTCATTGTTTTCTATTTCAAAACGGAACTGGTCAGCgggggagaaagaaagagcCCATAACTGCTGCTAAACACAATTTCCGCCTTTAGTTTGTTCCCAAACAGGATACTGGAGCATGAATGTTAGTTTGAGACCCGTGCCACTTGTTCTTTGGCTACGAATGAACCACATGTTGGTCTCATTTTACCTTCAAACTCCCGGGGACCCTCTGGATATCAGCTAATTTGTTGATCTCTATGGCAATTATGTTGTGGATCTTTCTACTGCAGCTCATCCACAGCTTTGACGGTTTGTCAGGAGTTGAACATGAGACGCTGTGCACTTCTAAAGCCTGCCTCACCCTACATATGGAGAAGGTAACATTTGGAAGGGCCAAACAGAACTGTGAGGACAATGGAGGTTATCTGatgacagtcagagacagacaagAAGAGGATGTGCTACTCTCGCTGCTCTCGCTGTCCCAAACACCACATCAGGACAATGTGCTGACATTTTGGATTGGATTAAAACTGCACAAGCAGGACTGTGTGCTACCTAACAAGGCTCTCAAAGGCTTTAAATGGGTATCTGGAGAGGAAGGCTCCCACTACTCCAACTGGAAAAAAGACCCTGTCCTCACATGTACATCTGAGAGATGTGTGATGGTTGATTACACTTCACCAGGACCGAATCGGATGAAGTGGACAACTGTACCTTGTAAACAAAGAGGTTATTATGTATGTAAGTTTTCTTTTAAAGGGATGTGCAACCCTTTGATTCTGCTGGGCCCTGGGGAAATAACATACACACCACCCTTTTCAAAAGAGCCACAAAAAGGTGAAATGAAGTTATTGCCACTCGCAACATATGCCAATATTTTGTGCAGTGACGAGCAGTCATACTACTCAGTGTGCATGGAGTTGGATGATACCTACAGCTGGACTAATCCTGGCCCCTTTTGCAAAATAGGAAATCAAAACTGTGAACTCAACAATGGCGGGTGTGAACACTTGTGCCAGCAGGACGGAGACAACGTTCAGTGTTTTTGCAAGAAAGGTTTTGATCTGGGGAAGGACGGATTCTCATGCAGGATAAAAAACATGTGCGGTCCTGACACCTGTGAGCATCAGTGTGTAATGGGGGTGTCAGGATATTTTTGCAAATGTCCAGCTGGGTTTGAGCTGAATGAAAACCAGCGCAACTGCTCTGACATTGATGAGTGCCAGTCACAGGCCTGTAATGAcgatgtgtgtgtaaatacacaTGGCAgttacacatgtgtgtgtaaagatggTTATGAAATGACTGACGGCAAATGCAGGGGTGTGGATGAGTGCATGCAATCGAGATGTGAGCATGGCTGCTTGAACAATTTGGGATCCTTCTCCTGTTACTGCAATGAGGGCTTCACTTTGTCCAAAGATGGCCTCTCATGTGAGGACATCAATGAATGTATCAGTAATACCTGTTTTGATGACTTCATATGCGTCAATACTATGGGCAGCTTCTTGTGTACCTACCCAGAAGGCTTCTTTCCGGACATTGATGGATCAACTTATGCTCCGCATGTGACCAGCCAATCAGCTACATCGTTAGAGAAGGACACACTTGAAGACTTCACTGAGTCTTTAACCCGAACCACAGTGGAGCTCCAGCACCAGTCCCCACACACTGACGCACCACTACCAGACCTAGTAAACAACACAAACGGTCATAACAGTAACGCATCTTTGGTTTCAAATGTTGCCAACACAGTGAACTCAAGGGTGATAATCTGTGTCCTTGGTTCAGTCATCCCTCTGCTCCTGTTGGTGGCAGTGACTTTATTTATTGCACTATATCGATGCAGTCGCACCAAAAAAGAGGCCAAGAAAAACACCACTGCAGATGGCTACTGTTGGGTGTCTTCTGGTTTGGATCCACGTTTAGAGAAACTATATGAGTCCATCTTGACTGATGACCTATGACGTGATTGGGACAGAGAGACTGTACCAAtttattaacatgtttatttatgtaatttatGCTTATGCAACGTTTTGGTTAGGTTTGGGTTTGCTGTTATCATGAAAATACATATCAGAAAATGTTGAAATATGGTTTCTAAGTGCAAATATGTGTAAGATGAAGTCAAATGTGGAAATGTACATTTACCTTTTGATACCACAGGGCAGACATAGATTAaaaattacagtaaaaaaaactacaaggaGTAGCACACAATTGCTGTAGCTGGCTGATGTCCACCCAAAATGGagcataaaaaaatgaaaaaggcaTGGAATACCTTTCATGTGTACttgtgtacatgtatgtactgatgtgctgctgtaaatgtgtataatgtaaataaaatctgtgtacattaaaaaaatctaatcttAGTACATCATAACCCGTGCATATTagtacatatatatttatgtagggatgttaaaaaaaattctttctctctggaaaaaaacagaagtctAACTTTATCTCACTTCCTTCCTGGTTCTGCTCCTGAGGGATTCCTGTTTCCGGAGTAGGTAGCCACAGACTCTGAAGTCCTCCGTTGACATTTTAACTCTCTTCTGCACACACGACAACATGGCCTGCTCGCAGCTGGCAGTGTTTGTGCCATTGAAGGTAAAGACAGTGACTGTTTTGATGATCTTTGTGTTGTATATCAGACGAGGGTTTGGGATAAAGCAGACTGGCATCTGTAGGCCTTTTTGTGCTGGAAGTGACTGTGTAACTGTTAACCAGGACAGAGTGGATTTTCAAACAGCTCAAGAAGCATGCCATGACAGGAATGGAGACCTTCTGATATTTCAGTCAGACACTGATGAGAACATCATTGAAATTTTGAGTCAAGGATTATCTGGAAACTTCTGGATAGGACTGCGTTTACCAACTGGCACTTGCAGTAACCTCTCGGCTCCACTGAGGGGCTATGAGTGGACCTCTGCTCACAAGGACAGGAGCTTCCCTCCATCCTTTAGCACCTGGAAGAACAGCGTCATACTCTGCTCTCCACACTGTGTGTCGCTTTCAAACAATCGAAAGTGGACAGAAAGACTGTGCTCAGAGAAAATTGATGGGTTTCTAtgcaagacaaaacacaaagatgcaTGTCAGGCACAAGAATTGTCAGATCCAGTGGTATACCAAAGCTCTAAAGGTTGTTCAACCGGTCCTTGTGAACACATATGCACAGATGTAAAGGGAGGCTACACATGCTCCTGTTCCAGTGGATACATGCCAGACAGCAGAGACCTGAGGCAGTGCGTGCTGCACTGTGCCCAAGAGAAATGTCCCGCGATGTgtgacagagacactgaaaattcATGCCATTGTCCTAATGGCTTTCTGTTGACAGAAAAGACTTGTGAGGACATAAATGAATGTGACATGGGTGAATGTGATCAAGAATGTAAGAACACTTTCGGAGGTTTCGTGTGCTCCTGTCAAGAAGGATTTGTGCTTAAAGATAAATACAAATGCGTTAAGGCAGAGGACAGTGAGGGTTTGGTCATACCAACTCCTGCTGAGGGATTTGTTAAAACAGCTGATAATAGCACACAGAAGGTCTCCTCTGCACCTGAGGGGGTTTTTCTCTGGATCtggattgttgttgttgtagttgtgGTGGTGTTTATATTTCTTATTAGACTTTTTGTTGTGAAGCGTCAGAGGCGCAGAGAACAAAGTCCAAATCAACagtctactgctgctgctgctcccagtGACAACATCAGGTGTTAAACAGTGACTGAGGTGTGTGTATCCTGTGCCGCTTCATGtgctttttatcattttatattattactATTCAGAGAACATTTGTAGGCTGGTTGTTCCTTTATCAGTGACTAAACTGATGACAGGTGAGAGATCATGcagaaaatgttgtgtttttccagTTTTGTGCAatacatacaaaacaatactttatttgttgttattatttaacCAATGAcagaatacatttttatgttttctggACAGACATTTGACTGTTTGTGAGTTTGAATATAAAACTGCTAGAATTGAATTTTGAGACTCCGTGAAGTGATtttatgtgtcattttgtgGTGATTTCTGTCTTGTGCTCTGAAATTAAAGTCTGAATGTACCCATTGACCTCTGTATGCTGTTGTTCCCATTATTCTCTCtcgtctattgccatctactgtcCTGATGATCAAACTGCAGAAAAGTGGGGAaagcacacacaacagcacatatttattttatttataaaaaaatctgGTTTATTAACACTGACACTTGATAAGCTGATGACAGACATAAACGTTCTGCAAGTGAATGAGTATTTTCACAGAATTAACTCAAAATTTGTTCAAAGATAATTAGTTATAGCCCCAAAAAATGAACTATTTCTAACATTTTTATAGTTGGAAATATCAGCCACAATTATTATGGACTTTGGAAGAAACGACAACCAGGTCATTCTGAACCAGGTCTATTGTACCATCCTCCTCGTGTTTTTTGATCTCTTTTCTGTGGACTTTTCCCAGCATGTGCAGATATTTTTGAAAATAACATACTGAAGGAAACAAGTGTTTTATCGCTATATTATAGGGTTTCCTATAGCTGCAGTAATAAGTTACATTGAGATATTTTACTTATATTTATTAGTATTTGGATTATTTGGACAACATAATTGTCCACTGTGGGATGACGCATACTAAGCTCCCACGAATAAAGAACCAGTGATCTCTTCAAGCTGTGGGAGGAACTTACTCAGGACTGAGGCTGCCTCTTATCTGGTTTATTACATTGGTCTAAATATAAATTTCCTCTGCTCCcccagaaaagaaacagaagatAATACTGCTGTAAAACAGTAATGCTGTCACCCCTGAAAGAGTCTGTGAATGAACAAAGACTATACATATCTTCTATAACATTATTGGTTGTGTGCAACATAAATCTGACTGCTGTTGATGATAATATGCCCAGGTCTGTACTCCTTGCAGCGTTGCATTTTCACCCTGGATTTAGTCTTCTGTTAGCACAAAAAAATGAGTATTAAAATGGATTCAGGTCAGGTGATTAGGTTGGTCTCCTTAAGGAAAAACCAGCTCTGCGCTGTAGTAATATTAATCCACAGTTGGATTTGTAAATGACTGTAAGCCTGGGCGTTTAGTTTGCTTGCTTCACTCTGTAAACGCCTGACATAGACAAACTGACAAGCCTGTTTTAACAGCCTGTACATGGACTTCACTGTTGCAGGCTGCTGTGTGACCTTTGTGTATGCTCTCTTAGAAAAcactgtgagtgtttgtgtgtgtgtgtgtgtcagagacagagagattaAGACAGAGCAAACTGTGAAATAGTAGTACAGTGTTGATAAGACTGGGTTTTACAAACCTAACCTGGATAACACTGGTTCTAACTAACATAACCTCCCCTCTGTGCCCCTGTGATTTTAATCAGCCAATCAAAGCATGAGGAGTTCACTGGTTTGAAAGGAGAagcaaaaaaagggaaatagggaaataatgtgtctttgcatatGTGGCAGACAACATCTAGAGAACAAATTGTGCAGTTTTCCCCCAGAGTATTGCATTATTGGTTTTGACTGCTATTGTTTTTCAAATTTGTATAAGAATTAAGCTAGTTCATTATATTGGTCTTTAAATAGTTGAATAACTTCAATCATTTCAGATTAACACTGTGCAATAATGTTACTgttgcataaataaaacacaattgaGAATTGTTATTTTGCTAACTATAACATGTATTGTGATTAGTAGAAAATCAGTTTGCATGATGAAATCATGAATGATGAAATTTTTTGAGGCGATGAGGCCTCTGCGCCACATTTAACTCTGGGTGTATTATATCCTGAGTAAAGCCTGACGGGCAGCGGTGTTTTCAAGTAGGTTGAATAAAATCTACCCGTTTCAACATATCTACCGGTCTCTGGTTTAAATGAATTATAATATCTCGAGTATTTGATCAGTACATATCGGTGTGGGTAATATGTATGATAATATAGTTCTGAAAGTCAACCTGCAAGGTAAACTAGAGGGGAAAATACACATTCACATTGACGTCAGCGACGCAGCAAACGTAAATACAGCAAGGGGGCGGGCTCAAGTcacgtcatccaatcagaaaGTAGGCGGCAGCCCACCGTGGCGCTCTATTGGGTTAAAGTTTGTACCCTTGCTTGctcatataaataataacaaccAAAATCTGGGCTAGCATGTGGAGAGAATTCCAGTCAGAGAAGAAGTAGCTGTTTTCACAAACGTTTAACACGACCTGTTAGCTGAACAGTATCTGTTAGCTGTGTTAGCTAAGTGAAGACACTCTGGAAGGTTCAAATTAGCAGCATTATGTCGGTCGACAGTGTGTTTAGGACCCGGTCTCTCGGTGTGGCCGCCGAGGGTCTTCCTGACCAGTACGCCGACGGCAAAGCAGCGAAAGTCTGGCAGCTGTACATCGGAGACACGCGGAGTAGGACGCAGGAGTACAAAAGCTGGGTGGTGTCTCTACTGAAAGAGCATGGAGTGCGGAAAGTGCTCGACGTAGCCTGCGGAACAGGGTAATGTTAGGCCGACTCAGCACTTTTGCCTTCGCACGTTTTAAAGGTGGCTCAGCTGTGGCTCATCGAATTCCCCTCACGATATACATACACTCGGATATCAGCAAACGCAACCAAACTAAGCCTATTTTTTATACTAGttattaaaatatgaaactaaactaaaatCTTTGATTCGCCCTTGTTCCTATAACCAAAAATACTTTTTGGTGTTTCAGAGGGATCATACTTTCATGTAATATGATACTATTCTTAAATCTAAAGTGAAATCTACTCC from Parambassis ranga chromosome 22, fParRan2.1, whole genome shotgun sequence encodes:
- the LOC114428117 gene encoding endosialin-like, giving the protein MACSQLAVFVPLKVKTVTVLMIFVLYIRRGFGIKQTGICRPFCAGSDCVTVNQDRVDFQTAQEACHDRNGDLLIFQSDTDENIIEILSQGLSGNFWIGLRLPTGTCSNLSAPLRGYEWTSAHKDRSFPPSFSTWKNSVILCSPHCVSLSNNRKWTERLCSEKIDGFLCKTKHKDACQAQELSDPVVYQSSKGCSTGPCEHICTDVKGGYTCSCSSGYMPDSRDLRQCVLHCAQEKCPAMCDRDTENSCHCPNGFLLTEKTCEDINECDMGECDQECKNTFGGFVCSCQEGFVLKDKYKCVKAEDSEGLVIPTPAEGFVKTADNSTQKVSSAPEGVFLWIWIVVVVVVVVFIFLIRLFVVKRQRRREQSPNQQSTAAAAPSDNIRC
- the cd93 gene encoding complement component C1q receptor; this translates as MAIMLWIFLLQLIHSFDGLSGVEHETLCTSKACLTLHMEKVTFGRAKQNCEDNGGYLMTVRDRQEEDVLLSLLSLSQTPHQDNVLTFWIGLKLHKQDCVLPNKALKGFKWVSGEEGSHYSNWKKDPVLTCTSERCVMVDYTSPGPNRMKWTTVPCKQRGYYVCKFSFKGMCNPLILLGPGEITYTPPFSKEPQKGEMKLLPLATYANILCSDEQSYYSVCMELDDTYSWTNPGPFCKIGNQNCELNNGGCEHLCQQDGDNVQCFCKKGFDLGKDGFSCRIKNMCGPDTCEHQCVMGVSGYFCKCPAGFELNENQRNCSDIDECQSQACNDDVCVNTHGSYTCVCKDGYEMTDGKCRGVDECMQSRCEHGCLNNLGSFSCYCNEGFTLSKDGLSCEDINECISNTCFDDFICVNTMGSFLCTYPEGFFPDIDGSTYAPHVTSQSATSLEKDTLEDFTESLTRTTVELQHQSPHTDAPLPDLVNNTNGHNSNASLVSNVANTVNSRVIICVLGSVIPLLLLVAVTLFIALYRCSRTKKEAKKNTTADGYCWVSSGLDPRLEKLYESILTDDL